Proteins encoded by one window of Geobacter sp. DSM 9736:
- a CDS encoding tetratricopeptide repeat protein: MKILVSIVAGLSALELLAACASGPQQTRSASAGPSVDIVDSRNMYLYAQSRLHNLEGDNEGALALLQAAIQADSDAPHLHLAAAGIYLKMNRIEDALREAETTVSLDPKNLKAYTLAGNLLAGLKRDKEAIVYYRKAKELDPSKEELYMHLAISYVKLFEYGEAVNTLKELVAAVPDSAIGYYYLGKTYDQMKLPLEAVQYYRKAVELKPDFEQALIDLAITMEVQGRYDDAIAAYKNLLEVNPSNTNVQQHLVQLYIQQNRLQEALSLLQGQMGKGEGGMDARRKIGLIYLELERFDDAIREFSEILKLEPEAQQIRFYLGTAYEEKGDLDNALEHFSRIPETAFNYFDALGQISFIYKEKGEPQKGIALLEKAIASNPARVEPYLLLSGLYESMEKYEEGLKTLRSVEGRFPSESRLLFRIGILYDKLGKRDESILRMKKVIQLVPDDAQALNYLGYTYAEMGTNLEEALQYIRKAVSLRPNDGFILDSLGWVYYKLKRYNEAIVQLERAVELLEDDATVIAHLADAYAAVENHRKALPLYKKALKLDPDRKDLAEKIRKIKAETSDK; this comes from the coding sequence ATGAAGATTCTAGTATCCATCGTGGCCGGACTCTCCGCGCTCGAACTGCTTGCTGCCTGTGCATCAGGTCCTCAACAAACAAGAAGCGCTTCTGCCGGTCCGTCGGTCGATATAGTGGATTCGAGGAACATGTATCTCTATGCTCAATCCCGGCTGCACAATTTGGAAGGTGATAACGAGGGTGCACTCGCGCTGCTGCAGGCTGCGATCCAGGCAGATTCCGACGCTCCTCACCTTCATCTTGCTGCTGCTGGGATATACTTGAAGATGAACAGGATCGAGGATGCTTTGAGAGAGGCCGAAACGACGGTGAGTCTCGATCCGAAGAATCTGAAAGCCTACACCCTCGCCGGAAACCTTCTTGCGGGGCTCAAACGGGATAAGGAAGCAATCGTCTATTACCGGAAAGCCAAGGAACTGGACCCCTCCAAAGAGGAGTTGTACATGCACCTGGCGATCTCATACGTGAAGCTCTTCGAGTATGGAGAGGCGGTCAATACGCTGAAGGAACTCGTCGCTGCGGTGCCGGATTCTGCAATCGGCTACTACTATCTCGGCAAGACGTACGATCAGATGAAGCTCCCTCTGGAAGCGGTTCAGTATTACCGGAAGGCTGTGGAGTTGAAACCTGATTTCGAGCAGGCCCTGATCGACCTCGCCATTACAATGGAGGTGCAGGGGCGATACGATGACGCCATTGCCGCCTACAAGAACCTTCTAGAAGTAAACCCGAGCAATACAAACGTCCAGCAGCACCTGGTCCAGCTCTACATCCAGCAAAACCGCCTTCAGGAGGCCCTCTCCCTTCTTCAGGGGCAGATGGGAAAAGGGGAAGGAGGCATGGACGCCCGGCGCAAGATCGGCCTCATATATCTCGAGCTCGAACGCTTCGATGATGCCATCCGCGAGTTCAGCGAGATACTGAAGCTGGAGCCGGAAGCCCAGCAGATCCGCTTCTACCTCGGCACTGCTTATGAAGAAAAAGGTGACCTTGATAATGCTCTGGAGCACTTTTCCCGCATACCGGAAACCGCTTTCAACTATTTCGACGCGCTAGGTCAGATATCCTTCATCTATAAGGAGAAGGGGGAGCCGCAGAAGGGGATTGCGCTCCTGGAGAAGGCGATAGCTTCAAACCCGGCGCGGGTCGAGCCGTACCTGCTCCTCTCTGGCCTCTATGAGTCGATGGAGAAGTATGAAGAGGGCCTCAAGACTCTCCGGAGCGTAGAGGGCCGATTCCCCAGTGAATCGAGACTGCTTTTCCGCATAGGCATCCTTTATGACAAGCTTGGGAAGCGTGACGAGTCGATCCTTCGCATGAAGAAGGTGATCCAACTGGTTCCCGACGACGCGCAAGCTCTCAACTACCTCGGCTATACCTATGCCGAAATGGGAACCAATCTGGAGGAGGCCCTTCAGTACATCAGGAAGGCGGTGAGCCTTCGTCCCAACGACGGCTTCATCCTCGATAGCCTCGGCTGGGTCTACTATAAGCTCAAACGTTACAACGAGGCCATAGTGCAACTGGAGCGGGCGGTCGAGCTGCTTGAGGACGATGCCACCGTCATCGCCCATCTGGCCGATGCGTACGCTGCCGTTGAAAATCACCGCAAGGCGCTCCCTCTGTACAAAAAGGCACTCAAGCTCGATCCTGACCGGAAGGATCTGGCCGAGAAAATCCGGAAAATCAAGGCGGAGACAAGTGACAAATGA
- a CDS encoding bifunctional aminoglycoside phosphotransferase/ATP-binding protein translates to MNQAMIKALLRTQAYPEPTRSVQLIQTHVSFLFLTDEHVYKIKKPVDFGFLNFTTLDRRRFYCGEEVRLNRRLCPDIYLGVVEVRDSPEGPTVGGSGAVIDYAVKMKRLPAERMLDRLIETGKVSEEDMRRIGHVIGAFHLRAERSPNIGEYGTVAAIRRNWQENFEQLAPFTGETVSREDLRLIRDWVEQYLDEQMELFQARVAGGFIRDCDGDIHLENICLTDQVNIFDCIEFNDRFRYSDTAADMAFLVMDLEFHGRSDLVTPLVQEYTATTGDPDLMRLLGFYSTYRAVVRGKVESFRLRDPQIPGEEKEAARRKAAKYLHLARNYVLRSRLPLTLFVTCGITGTGKSTVAAALATELDLEIFTSDIVRKQLAGMPEVRHVYSQYGDGIYTEAFTESTYRQLMHLGKEALARGRSVLIDATFRRKSDRSIFRAVAGQSGARFFIIHTSCPEDTARQRLDERAEKKGGVSDGRWEIYHLQRQEFEPPGADEANLIFIDTTLPIDDILKHILRETGLV, encoded by the coding sequence ATGAACCAGGCGATGATCAAAGCCCTTCTCCGGACACAGGCCTACCCTGAGCCTACCCGTTCCGTGCAGTTGATTCAGACTCACGTCTCTTTCCTCTTTCTCACCGACGAGCATGTCTACAAGATAAAGAAGCCGGTCGACTTCGGCTTCCTCAACTTTACCACCCTCGACCGGCGGCGGTTCTATTGTGGAGAGGAAGTCAGGCTGAACCGGCGTCTCTGCCCCGATATCTACTTGGGGGTCGTCGAAGTACGTGATTCGCCGGAGGGCCCCACAGTGGGGGGGAGCGGGGCTGTGATAGACTATGCGGTAAAGATGAAAAGGCTCCCGGCGGAAAGGATGCTGGATCGTCTGATAGAGACGGGTAAGGTTTCAGAAGAGGACATGAGGCGGATCGGACATGTGATCGGCGCCTTCCACCTTAGAGCGGAGCGCAGCCCTAATATCGGGGAGTACGGAACAGTTGCCGCAATACGGCGCAATTGGCAGGAAAACTTCGAGCAGCTTGCCCCTTTTACAGGAGAAACGGTGAGCCGGGAGGACCTGCGTCTCATCCGGGATTGGGTGGAGCAATACCTCGACGAGCAGATGGAGCTTTTCCAGGCACGGGTGGCGGGCGGCTTCATCAGGGACTGCGACGGCGACATCCACCTCGAAAATATCTGCCTCACCGATCAGGTCAACATCTTTGACTGCATCGAATTCAACGATCGCTTCCGCTACTCCGACACCGCCGCCGACATGGCGTTCCTCGTGATGGACCTGGAATTTCATGGAAGGTCCGACCTTGTTACTCCCCTCGTCCAGGAATATACCGCCACCACAGGTGATCCGGACTTGATGCGACTGCTCGGATTCTATTCGACATATCGCGCGGTGGTGCGGGGAAAAGTAGAAAGTTTCCGGCTCAGGGATCCTCAGATTCCCGGCGAAGAAAAGGAAGCTGCGCGAAGGAAGGCGGCCAAATATCTCCATCTTGCCCGCAATTACGTACTCAGAAGCCGCCTGCCACTCACACTTTTCGTTACCTGCGGGATAACGGGAACCGGCAAGAGCACGGTGGCCGCTGCACTGGCAACGGAATTGGACCTGGAAATTTTTACGTCGGATATCGTACGTAAACAGCTGGCGGGGATGCCTGAAGTCCGGCATGTTTACTCCCAGTATGGAGATGGCATTTATACCGAAGCGTTTACCGAGTCCACCTACCGGCAACTGATGCACCTTGGAAAAGAAGCCCTTGCACGGGGTCGGAGCGTTCTCATCGATGCAACCTTCCGCCGCAAATCTGACAGGAGCATCTTCAGAGCAGTGGCTGGGCAATCCGGGGCCAGGTTCTTCATCATCCACACTTCATGCCCGGAAGACACGGCTCGACAGCGGCTCGATGAGAGGGCTGAAAAGAAAGGGGGCGTGTCGGACGGACGCTGGGAGATCTATCACCTGCAACGACAGGAATTCGAGCCCCCCGGAGCAGATGAAGCAAACCTTATTTTTATCGATACAACGTTACCGATTGATGATATTCTTAAGCACATTCTTCGGGAGACGGGGCTCGTATGA
- a CDS encoding SpoIIE family protein phosphatase produces MKLGIELVVGVSLLYIFLLFLVAYYADRKRELGRSIISNPHIYSLSIAVYATSWTFYGSVGKAATTGLDYLLIYLGPSLAAFSWWFLLRKIVRISKENNITSIADFISSRYGKSQWLGALVTIIAILGIMPYIALQLKAVSTTFDIICGYPALQLEAHGAPAVTPHSDFFTALILAIFGVIFGARHLVSSERHEGLVAAIAVESVVKLATFLIVGFFVTFVMFDGFTDIFSRIQERGDLIVRLTTIGQNVDDSFVSWFTMLFLSMGAVMLLPRQFHIMVIENSDEEHIKEAMWLFPAYLFLINLFVMPIALGGIIYSGGSHGADYFVLNLPLNTGHRWLALLTFLGGFSAAAGMVMVESIAISTMLMNHLLMPIVVKLKPRAWFPLLLINLKRFGIFLVVFLGYLYHRIVGETYMLVNMGLISFAAAAQFGPALAGSLYWRRGNKAGAITGIFLGFLAWFYTLLIPSLISSGWWPSKILDHGPFGIELLRPTALFGLTGFDIWTHSLFWSMLFNIGGYLACSILLEQDDTEREQAKKFIDVFDPQKNGIAWETKRLSKPITIMQFVTLMSKFIGEAQAHAAIADYLGDREIDEKGSVSEFELPKLKRFIEKSLAASVGAAAAGAIVESYLSDLGSKMESVYDIFSTVRSSLAESREALYVRLRASEIMSRTTDLQTIMDDLLGLLLNEFKFDLAIIRLINKEGILTVQSYRGSEARSITESDWLPEIDTYIGEAFLSNKPQFINDTANITKPRSREIMEKEGIKSFAHIPIASEGSPPTGVLSVFSKTIIGFFTEPFIRLLGSLAGQLAQAVKIDSEMKAREQERQQKEKALLEKARVLRDMELAKQIQLSLLPASPPELQGMQLASTCVPATHVGGDYYDFFQRGTTVLDAVIADVSGHSVGAALIMVETRSVLRAQFRFTDSTSDILAVLNNLLYEDLTRAELFISMFYIKYDVSTHVLTYSSAGHNQPILFRHGQLACSELDAEGLILGIKKDVVFEEKTIRLQKGDVLVIYTDGITEAQNETGELFGSTRLCEIISKVHDQHPDVVINRILSEVTSFCSGHPLEDDISLVVMRIV; encoded by the coding sequence TTGAAGCTGGGGATCGAACTGGTTGTAGGGGTTTCACTCCTCTACATATTCCTCCTCTTCCTCGTAGCCTACTATGCCGACCGGAAACGGGAACTGGGGCGGAGCATCATAAGCAATCCCCATATATATTCCCTTTCCATCGCGGTCTACGCGACCTCCTGGACCTTCTACGGCAGCGTCGGCAAAGCTGCCACCACCGGGCTAGACTACCTGCTCATCTATCTGGGACCCTCACTGGCAGCATTCTCCTGGTGGTTTCTGCTGCGCAAGATCGTCCGGATAAGCAAGGAAAACAACATAACCTCCATTGCCGACTTCATCAGTTCCAGGTACGGGAAGTCGCAGTGGCTGGGGGCGCTCGTCACCATAATAGCGATCCTTGGGATCATGCCCTACATCGCACTTCAGCTCAAGGCGGTCTCGACCACTTTCGACATAATCTGCGGATATCCAGCTCTGCAACTCGAGGCCCACGGTGCACCCGCAGTCACTCCCCATTCGGATTTCTTCACGGCCCTGATTCTCGCAATATTCGGCGTCATCTTCGGTGCAAGGCACCTGGTCTCCTCTGAAAGACACGAAGGGCTTGTGGCAGCCATTGCAGTGGAATCGGTTGTAAAACTCGCCACGTTTCTGATCGTCGGCTTCTTCGTCACCTTCGTCATGTTTGACGGCTTCACCGACATCTTCTCAAGGATACAGGAGCGGGGGGACCTCATCGTCCGCCTCACCACAATAGGTCAGAACGTCGACGACTCCTTCGTCAGCTGGTTCACGATGCTGTTTCTCTCGATGGGAGCGGTTATGCTTCTCCCCAGACAGTTTCATATAATGGTCATCGAGAATTCGGATGAGGAGCATATCAAGGAAGCAATGTGGCTCTTCCCGGCTTACCTCTTCCTCATCAATCTGTTTGTGATGCCCATCGCACTCGGCGGAATCATCTACTCGGGAGGGAGCCACGGCGCCGATTACTTCGTTCTCAACCTCCCTCTCAACACCGGCCACCGCTGGCTCGCCCTCCTCACCTTCCTGGGGGGCTTCTCGGCGGCGGCGGGGATGGTAATGGTGGAATCCATAGCAATCTCCACCATGCTCATGAATCATCTCCTCATGCCCATCGTAGTAAAACTGAAACCACGGGCGTGGTTCCCCCTGCTTCTCATAAACCTGAAACGTTTCGGTATTTTTCTCGTCGTTTTCCTCGGCTACCTCTACCACAGGATCGTGGGCGAGACATACATGCTGGTAAACATGGGGCTCATTTCATTTGCCGCTGCTGCCCAGTTCGGACCCGCCTTGGCCGGGAGCCTCTACTGGCGGCGGGGAAACAAGGCCGGCGCGATCACCGGGATATTCCTCGGCTTCCTAGCCTGGTTCTATACGCTCCTCATCCCCTCCCTCATCAGTTCAGGTTGGTGGCCCAGCAAAATCCTCGACCATGGGCCTTTCGGAATCGAGCTCCTGCGCCCCACGGCACTCTTCGGACTCACCGGCTTCGACATCTGGACCCATTCCCTATTCTGGAGCATGTTGTTCAATATCGGAGGGTATCTCGCCTGCTCGATTCTGCTGGAACAGGATGATACGGAGCGGGAGCAGGCAAAGAAGTTCATCGACGTATTCGATCCCCAGAAAAACGGGATTGCATGGGAGACGAAGCGGCTCTCAAAACCTATTACCATCATGCAGTTCGTAACCCTGATGTCGAAGTTCATAGGCGAGGCTCAGGCTCACGCCGCCATAGCCGACTACCTCGGTGACAGGGAGATCGACGAAAAAGGGAGCGTTTCTGAGTTCGAACTCCCCAAACTGAAGCGATTCATCGAAAAATCTCTGGCAGCTTCGGTGGGCGCAGCGGCAGCAGGAGCAATAGTTGAAAGCTATCTCTCCGACCTCGGCTCGAAGATGGAATCGGTCTACGACATCTTCAGCACCGTTCGCTCGTCCCTGGCGGAAAGCCGCGAGGCTCTATACGTACGGCTGCGGGCATCGGAGATCATGAGCAGGACCACGGATCTCCAGACCATCATGGACGATCTTCTCGGCCTTCTCTTGAACGAGTTCAAGTTCGACCTTGCGATCATCCGTCTCATAAACAAGGAGGGAATTCTCACTGTGCAGAGCTACCGGGGAAGCGAAGCCCGGAGCATTACCGAGAGCGACTGGCTGCCAGAGATAGACACCTACATAGGGGAGGCATTCCTCTCCAACAAGCCGCAATTCATAAACGACACGGCAAACATCACCAAGCCCCGCTCCCGCGAGATCATGGAGAAGGAGGGGATCAAGTCCTTTGCCCATATCCCCATCGCAAGCGAAGGATCTCCCCCGACCGGGGTGCTTTCGGTATTTTCGAAGACAATCATCGGCTTCTTCACCGAGCCCTTCATCAGGCTCCTCGGAAGTCTCGCGGGACAGCTCGCCCAAGCCGTGAAAATCGACTCCGAAATGAAGGCGCGAGAACAGGAACGGCAGCAGAAGGAAAAGGCACTGCTGGAAAAGGCACGGGTGCTGCGGGACATGGAGCTGGCAAAACAGATACAGCTATCGTTACTGCCGGCCTCCCCTCCGGAACTGCAAGGCATGCAGTTGGCCAGCACCTGCGTGCCCGCTACTCATGTGGGGGGAGATTACTACGACTTCTTCCAGCGCGGCACTACTGTACTGGATGCCGTCATTGCCGATGTCTCGGGGCATAGCGTGGGAGCCGCTCTCATAATGGTCGAAACCCGAAGCGTCCTTCGAGCCCAGTTCCGCTTCACCGACAGCACGAGCGACATCCTCGCCGTCCTGAACAACCTTCTTTACGAGGATCTGACGAGGGCGGAGCTTTTCATCAGCATGTTCTACATCAAGTATGACGTAAGCACCCACGTCCTCACCTATTCGAGCGCCGGCCATAACCAGCCGATCCTCTTCCGACACGGACAGCTCGCCTGCAGCGAACTTGACGCGGAGGGACTTATCCTCGGAATCAAGAAGGATGTCGTTTTCGAGGAGAAGACTATCCGGCTGCAAAAAGGAGATGTGCTCGTGATCTATACGGACGGCATCACGGAGGCACAGAACGAAACAGGGGAACTTTTCGGCTCCACGCGGCTCTGCGAGATCATTTCGAAGGTTCACGATCAGCACCCGGATGTGGTTATCAACCGAATACTTTCGGAGGTAACCAGCTTCTGCAGCGGGCATCCGCTTGAAGACGACATCTCGCTTGTGGTGATGCGGATCGTCTGA
- a CDS encoding STAS domain-containing protein, which translates to MNLTLENKHEIMVIFVKEERLDAHNSGELKTEMQRLFAEGKKNVLVDLKDVRFIDSSGLGVLVSGFKNAISHQGNLKLSALQPQVKSMFELTRLHRVFEIFPSTQEALENF; encoded by the coding sequence ATGAACCTGACACTGGAAAATAAGCACGAGATCATGGTTATCTTCGTGAAGGAAGAGCGGCTCGACGCACATAACTCGGGAGAGCTGAAAACAGAAATGCAGCGGCTGTTCGCCGAGGGAAAGAAGAATGTACTCGTGGACCTGAAAGATGTGCGTTTTATAGACAGCTCCGGACTCGGAGTTCTCGTATCTGGATTTAAGAACGCTATATCGCATCAGGGGAACCTGAAGCTGTCGGCACTGCAGCCCCAGGTGAAGTCGATGTTCGAACTGACAAGACTGCACCGCGTATTCGAGATTTTTCCATCCACGCAGGAAGCGCTCGAAAACTTCTAG
- a CDS encoding ATP-binding protein has protein sequence MDKNEIEVDIKVPNQTRYLSLIGRIGEDVVKELDRYTGDRETLAYHINLVLTEAMVNAIKYANADDPDKMVHIYINISDSELVIKVFDNGQGFDINSIPKPNFQKLEDRGRGIFIIKSFMDSVKYSKICDGNVLEMSKKLH, from the coding sequence ATGGACAAGAACGAAATCGAAGTCGACATCAAGGTCCCGAACCAGACCCGCTATCTGAGCCTAATCGGGCGTATCGGCGAGGATGTCGTGAAGGAACTCGACCGTTACACGGGAGACCGGGAGACGCTCGCCTATCACATCAACCTGGTTCTTACAGAAGCCATGGTAAATGCGATCAAATACGCCAATGCGGACGACCCCGACAAAATGGTGCACATCTATATCAACATCAGCGACAGCGAGCTCGTAATCAAGGTCTTCGACAACGGGCAGGGGTTCGACATCAACTCGATTCCGAAACCGAATTTTCAAAAACTGGAAGACCGCGGGCGGGGCATTTTCATCATCAAGTCCTTCATGGACTCGGTCAAATACAGCAAGATCTGCGACGGAAATGTACTGGAAATGTCGAAAAAGCTGCACTAG
- the lgt gene encoding prolipoprotein diacylglyceryl transferase, translating to MAYPDIDPVFLRLGPLEFRWYGLMYIIGFIAAYFIISAGAKRRGLPLSREDVADYLFTGALGVILGGRTGYILFYNLAFYLANPLKVFAIWEGGMSFHGGLAGAILATLWYTRKKKVAFFAVADLCAMAGPIGLGLGRIGNFINGELYGRATDVPWGVVFPGGGGVPRHPSQLYEALLEGVVLFTILWLVMRKNPPYGVLSWLFLAFYGLFRFFVEFFREPDMQLGFVVERFSMGQLLSLPMVIVGAVMVWWSYRHAHGGRKV from the coding sequence ATGGCGTATCCAGATATCGATCCCGTATTCCTTCGCCTCGGCCCTCTTGAGTTTCGCTGGTACGGGCTCATGTACATCATAGGATTCATTGCTGCCTACTTCATAATTTCGGCAGGGGCGAAGCGACGTGGGCTCCCCCTGAGCCGCGAGGATGTGGCCGATTATCTCTTTACGGGTGCTCTCGGGGTAATTCTCGGGGGACGGACCGGATATATTCTCTTCTACAACCTTGCCTTCTACCTTGCGAATCCGCTCAAAGTGTTCGCCATATGGGAGGGAGGAATGTCGTTCCATGGGGGACTCGCTGGCGCCATCCTCGCCACCCTCTGGTACACCCGAAAGAAGAAGGTCGCTTTTTTTGCCGTCGCCGATCTCTGTGCCATGGCGGGGCCCATTGGCCTTGGCCTCGGTAGGATCGGCAATTTCATCAACGGGGAATTGTACGGCAGGGCTACAGACGTGCCTTGGGGCGTCGTCTTTCCTGGTGGAGGGGGCGTGCCGCGCCACCCTTCCCAGCTTTATGAGGCGTTGCTGGAAGGTGTGGTGCTGTTCACCATTTTGTGGCTTGTGATGCGGAAGAACCCGCCGTATGGAGTTCTATCCTGGCTCTTTCTGGCATTCTACGGGCTTTTTCGATTTTTCGTCGAATTCTTCAGGGAGCCTGACATGCAACTCGGGTTCGTCGTGGAAAGGTTTTCCATGGGGCAGCTATTGAGCCTGCCGATGGTGATCGTAGGAGCGGTGATGGTTTGGTGGTCGTACCGGCATGCGCACGGGGGACGGAAGGTATAA
- a CDS encoding DUF4124 domain-containing protein produces the protein MASGVAADSNARFGRAFRFAVVAAALLWAGSACAETYRWVDDHGTINFTEDPGRIPAKYRKRAKTFGVGYVSPPASPVLASSDAGAPLPQSESHEQVPALRQEEKKVFGDREGAAWRNEFVSIRTDLKAAESLLTDTRKQLADSGRMSRREYLTLQHSIRNIEKQVLGLRGKLDLLDAAATKVRVPEDLRR, from the coding sequence ATGGCCTCCGGGGTAGCGGCGGATTCAAACGCAAGGTTCGGAAGGGCGTTCAGATTTGCAGTGGTCGCAGCGGCTCTTCTCTGGGCTGGTTCGGCATGCGCAGAGACATACCGGTGGGTGGACGACCATGGGACCATCAATTTTACGGAGGACCCGGGGCGCATACCTGCCAAGTACAGGAAAAGGGCGAAAACTTTTGGAGTGGGATATGTTTCGCCTCCGGCTTCTCCAGTGCTTGCCTCTTCCGATGCCGGTGCGCCGCTGCCTCAGTCTGAAAGCCATGAGCAGGTGCCTGCTTTGCGGCAGGAAGAGAAAAAAGTCTTCGGCGACCGTGAGGGAGCCGCCTGGAGAAACGAGTTCGTTTCGATCCGGACTGATCTCAAGGCTGCTGAATCCCTGCTGACCGATACCCGGAAGCAACTCGCGGATTCGGGGAGAATGTCGCGCCGGGAGTACCTGACATTGCAACATTCCATCAGGAACATCGAAAAACAGGTGCTCGGCCTCAGGGGAAAGCTGGATCTTCTCGATGCGGCAGCTACCAAAGTGAGGGTTCCCGAGGACCTGCGCCGATAA
- a CDS encoding histidine triad nucleotide-binding protein: MDNCIFCKIISGEIPAKKVYEDDLVIAIEDISPVAPVHLLVIPRQHIVNSLDMRQEHEGLIGRVFTVAARLAREKGVAEEGFRIVNNNNAGAGQSVFHIHFHLLGGRSLQWPPG; encoded by the coding sequence ATGGACAACTGTATTTTCTGCAAGATAATTAGCGGTGAGATCCCGGCAAAGAAAGTATACGAAGACGATCTGGTCATTGCGATCGAGGATATCTCCCCGGTTGCGCCGGTTCATCTGCTGGTGATTCCCCGGCAGCACATAGTGAACTCGCTCGATATGCGCCAAGAGCATGAAGGGCTTATCGGACGGGTTTTTACGGTTGCGGCACGTCTGGCCAGGGAGAAGGGTGTTGCCGAAGAGGGCTTCAGGATCGTCAACAACAACAATGCCGGGGCGGGACAGTCAGTATTCCACATCCACTTCCACCTGCTTGGAGGAAGGAGCCTTCAATGGCCTCCGGGGTAG
- a CDS encoding TlyA family RNA methyltransferase, translating to MTIGKQRLDKVLVDRGLVQSRERARALIMAGLVVVNDHRAEKAGAAVAPDADIRIKGEILPYVSRGGLKLEKALNDFRLDVTGRTVIDVGASTGGFTDCLLQRGAGKVYAVDVGYGQLAWKLRQDQRVVNLEKTNIRYLTPDRLHELPDMAVVDASFISLNKILPALLPLIGGEGCIVALIKPQFEVGRGEVGKGGVVRDSAQHRRVIEEVRELAVELGLEVKGVVESPILGPKGNREFLIWLQRAGSE from the coding sequence ATGACAATAGGAAAACAGCGGCTAGACAAGGTGCTTGTTGATCGAGGACTGGTTCAGTCTCGCGAACGTGCACGGGCGCTTATCATGGCTGGGCTCGTCGTCGTAAACGATCACCGTGCCGAAAAAGCGGGGGCTGCGGTCGCACCAGATGCGGACATAAGGATAAAAGGGGAGATCCTCCCTTACGTCAGCAGGGGAGGGTTGAAGCTTGAAAAGGCTCTCAACGACTTCAGGCTCGACGTTACCGGAAGGACAGTCATCGATGTCGGAGCTTCCACCGGCGGTTTTACAGATTGTCTGTTGCAGCGGGGAGCGGGTAAGGTATATGCGGTGGATGTGGGTTACGGGCAGCTGGCATGGAAGCTTCGCCAGGACCAGCGGGTAGTGAATCTCGAAAAGACGAATATTCGATATCTGACGCCCGACCGGCTTCACGAACTCCCGGATATGGCGGTGGTGGATGCTTCTTTTATCTCCTTGAACAAGATTCTTCCGGCACTTCTTCCTCTGATCGGCGGCGAGGGCTGTATCGTAGCCCTAATCAAGCCCCAGTTCGAAGTCGGACGCGGCGAGGTAGGTAAGGGAGGAGTCGTCCGGGATTCCGCCCAGCACCGCAGGGTGATCGAAGAGGTTCGGGAGCTGGCTGTTGAGCTGGGGTTGGAGGTGAAGGGTGTCGTGGAATCACCCATTCTAGGACCGAAGGGGAACAGGGAGTTCCTCATTTGGCTCCAGCGTGCCGGTAGTGAATAA